A region of the Anaerobiospirillum thomasii genome:
GTCTTATCTGGATATTTGTTTGCCATATATCACCTCCTTAATTAAATAAGGTCTCGTAGTAAGTTGGATCAATCTCTAAGTCAAAGCTCAGCTCTCGTGCTGGTGATGGAGGGGTTATAAATATCTTGAAGTGATATTTGCCGTCCATTAGCTCTGTAACAGGGTTGTCTTCCTTTCTAAACTCAATACGACCACCTAGCAGCTGCTGTCTTGCAGTAAAAGCATTGAGCCATACATTTAAAGAGTCAACAATGGTATCTATAAGGCGTCTATTCCCAGGCTCATCTACCTTCTGCCACATTGTGGTTACTACTGTGTTTGCAATAAAGAAGAACATGCGCTTTACAGGGATAAAGGCATCCTTTGGGTCGGTATTGGCTGGATAACATGAAGTGCGATTGCCCCATATCTTCCATCCACCACTAAAATTCAGAGCTGCGACAATGCCCTCACCATTTAAGTAGTTAGCCTCTTCATTGCCAAGCACCACTTCAGAGCCATCTTCAAGACAAAGACCTGTGCCCTCAAAATTCTTATTTGAAGGAGACACATAAGGCACGCCGTCACGCTCGCCATCTGTTCTTGCAAGCACGCCAATGAGGTGGGTTGATGATGCGTATCTTGTGCCTGTCATTTCAATCTGTGGCCATGTAACAGCTACATTAGGATCTACTATGTTGTTCTTGTTCTTCCAATTTGGCACATCACTGTATTTCTTGGTGGTCTTGGTATCAGCATCAACTATGGCCATAGCATTAAAGACGGTGTTTATGTTAAGAGCCTTTGCGCCCATAATTGCCGCCACTTCAGGATCTGCTGAATAATGTGGAGAGGCCACAAGGGTCGGTATAATTCTTAAACGTGGATATACTTCACTGATAAGCTCAAGACCGGTCTTCTTGCCCTCAGGTGTCACACCTCCGATGATCTCTTTTTTGGTGACTGCTGAAGGATCTAACTTCTCAACGGTAATAGTCAGCTCCTGCTTTGCAAGCTTGAAGTTGCCGTCACTCCCTTCAGGAAGGGCAGAGATAACAAGATAGCCGTCATCATCAAAGGCTGTAACATAATCAGTGCCCTCTGCATAAAAGCCTGTATCAGGTTTTGAAATTTTGAGAGTTGAGACAACGCAGCCAAACTCCTGAATTACTGCCTGCCCCTTGGCGTCAATTGTAATAGCTGTGGTATCAGCTGTCTTCTTGTGCTTGGCAGGATCTAAAACATTGACCAATACAATTGGCGTATTGCCGTAGAAGTTGAAGGTAGAGTAAATAAACTCAGATAAGTTGTATTTAAAGCTCTTCTTGCCGTTGCCGTCATCTGTGGCATTTTCAACACCAAAGTACTGCACAGCCTCTTTGTATGAGTATACAAGCTTTGGCTCATTGACACTTGGCTCTTGTGCCATGTTAATTGGTGCAATGCCTACAACAAAAGGCACAGCAGATAATACTTCTGTGGTTGGTATAAGTGAGGTCGGTGTTTCAGATGTATAGACACCGTGCTTATATGCTGCCATTTTTTAGCTCCTAGTTAAAAGATGAATTTATCTGATATAAAGCTGAGGTTTTATCATGTAGATCAGCAACTGCATGGCGCATAATGCTGACATGAACAAATAAAGCTTTATATATTGGTGATTTTTCTAGCTCTGCCCTGATATGTTCAGGAATAGCTATATATTCTGTGTATACCGTGTACGTTTTAAGCCCCAGGCGTGGAACATTTTTACCAATGTACACAATTGAATTATCCTGATGCTCTGCACTTTCAGGACGTGCGACAGCCTCAGGGCCTTTGCTCTGATTTTTTGTCATGTTTACCTCTGACTAGATTTTAAATTGTTGAGAAATTTTGAGGGCATGGGGCATACCAACTCCATGAGGTTATTATTGATGCATTATGAAAAGGGTGCTTGTTTTCTTCAAAGGTTGACCATGTAAATGGCAGTGAAAGCTCAAACTTATTATCAAGCATGTAGTTTTCAAGCTGAGACAGGCCGTTAATAATACGCCTTAACATATTCATCAGTGCCCTGTTATCTTCCTGCGAATAAACACCAATATCAAACTGCGCTCTACAGGTGCAGTACTCTCTATCAACACTTCCATCTAATAAAAAGATAGAGACATAAGGAAACACAGAGCTCTCCTGCTTGGCAGAGGGCACAAAGCCATTGTATATATTGACCTTAACCGCCTGCTCTTTGTCCTGCATCTCTGCCTTTAAAGGCCTTACAGTTCTAAGACTGCCAAGGTATGGCTCCCTGTCTGTGCCAGGTCTGTCCTGATTGATGTCGTTTAGCGTTTTTTCAAGAAAAGTCTGCAAACTCTCTATTAAATAAAACTCTGTCATTTGTCATACCCTTTTAATGAAACATCAATCTCATGCATGATGCGTTTATTGAATGTATCAGTCATGCCTCGCTCAATGCGCTCAATACTTTCCTTACTGCCTATCATCTGAGGGACAGATGGGCCATACATGGATTGAATTGGCAGTCTCTTTTTACCTTCTCTTTTATAAATACGCCCCTGCCACACAAAACCACGATCCACACTAAAGCGCTTGC
Encoded here:
- a CDS encoding phage tail sheath family protein, with the translated sequence MAAYKHGVYTSETPTSLIPTTEVLSAVPFVVGIAPINMAQEPSVNEPKLVYSYKEAVQYFGVENATDDGNGKKSFKYNLSEFIYSTFNFYGNTPIVLVNVLDPAKHKKTADTTAITIDAKGQAVIQEFGCVVSTLKISKPDTGFYAEGTDYVTAFDDDGYLVISALPEGSDGNFKLAKQELTITVEKLDPSAVTKKEIIGGVTPEGKKTGLELISEVYPRLRIIPTLVASPHYSADPEVAAIMGAKALNINTVFNAMAIVDADTKTTKKYSDVPNWKNKNNIVDPNVAVTWPQIEMTGTRYASSTHLIGVLARTDGERDGVPYVSPSNKNFEGTGLCLEDGSEVVLGNEEANYLNGEGIVAALNFSGGWKIWGNRTSCYPANTDPKDAFIPVKRMFFFIANTVVTTMWQKVDEPGNRRLIDTIVDSLNVWLNAFTARQQLLGGRIEFRKEDNPVTELMDGKYHFKIFITPPSPARELSFDLEIDPTYYETLFN